In Natranaerobius trueperi, a single window of DNA contains:
- a CDS encoding WecB/TagA/CpsF family glycosyltransferase, protein MNDNIKRAFLFDCPIDLVTYEKVLSCTDSWILNNDPKTRLIFAQNPEKVMTSLENKELNKALNQADILIPDGNGVVWALKKQGYKLEGRVTGIDLMHKLLKQAQQLSVGVYILGGKEHVVKKAVDKIKEDYPNITISGYHNGYFHDTEKIISDINSSKASILFTALGSPKQELFLTEHVNKLSVNVSMGIGGSLDVISGEVKRAPKWAQNLKLEWFYRIVTDPKRMKRGLKIPKFIVKVLFKSH, encoded by the coding sequence ATGAACGATAACATTAAACGAGCTTTTTTATTTGATTGTCCGATTGATTTAGTTACTTATGAAAAGGTTCTATCTTGTACAGATTCATGGATTTTAAACAATGATCCAAAAACTAGGTTAATATTTGCTCAAAATCCCGAAAAGGTAATGACAAGCCTTGAAAATAAAGAATTGAATAAGGCACTAAATCAAGCTGATATATTAATACCCGATGGTAATGGTGTTGTATGGGCACTAAAAAAACAAGGTTATAAACTAGAAGGTAGAGTAACTGGTATTGATTTAATGCATAAACTACTAAAGCAAGCACAACAACTTTCTGTAGGTGTCTATATACTTGGTGGTAAAGAACATGTAGTTAAAAAAGCTGTTGATAAAATTAAAGAGGATTATCCTAATATAACTATTTCTGGATATCATAATGGATATTTTCACGATACAGAAAAAATCATATCAGATATTAATTCTTCAAAGGCTAGTATCTTATTTACAGCTCTCGGAAGTCCAAAGCAAGAATTATTCTTAACAGAACATGTAAATAAGTTATCAGTAAATGTTAGCATGGGAATAGGCGGAAGCTTAGATGTCATATCAGGAGAAGTTAAAAGAGCACCTAAATGGGCTCAAAACTTAAAGCTTGAATGGTTCTATAGAATAGTAACTGATCCTAAAAGGATGAAACGTGGTCTAAAAATACCTAAGTTTATTGTAAAAGTTTTATTTAAATCACATTAG
- a CDS encoding DUF3343 domain-containing protein, with translation MFLVITFPTTHNALHFEKILKKNNIKGKLIPVPRKLSSNCGLCGRIDNDKDLDLILTLCKENNITFDNVFKVFDDRSKEPEKIH, from the coding sequence ATGTTTCTTGTAATTACCTTTCCCACAACTCATAATGCTTTACACTTTGAAAAAATACTTAAAAAAAATAATATTAAAGGTAAATTAATCCCTGTTCCAAGAAAGTTAAGTTCTAACTGCGGACTTTGTGGACGCATTGATAACGATAAAGATTTGGATTTAATACTCACACTTTGTAAGGAAAATAATATCACTTTTGACAATGTCTTTAAAGTATTCGATGATAGATCAAAAGAACCTGAAAAAATTCATTAA
- a CDS encoding selenium metabolism-associated LysR family transcriptional regulator, with translation MDFRQLEVFTTVVKEGNFSRAAKRLYLTQPTVSAHMEALENDCGVKLFERRNRKTVLTEAGKKFYPYAEDILGLKDRARENLEQYNEDFGGEINIKASQTPGIYLLPKLLAPFQKQFPRVKCNIYIYDTEEVFTRISQYEADLGFVGSLKDIDKVSAKQLLSDTLVLIASSPWKEELEAKYQKNGALYLGDILHLPFIFRSHGSATRKTFETALKERGKDIKDLNIVCEMDNLEGVKNLVRQGIGVSFISDLSIETHDNLSTFTVEDIVPNRNFYVIYHKNRVLSPTCECLMEHLLNNDNIDRYMGCNNER, from the coding sequence ATGGATTTTCGTCAATTAGAAGTTTTTACTACTGTAGTTAAAGAAGGGAATTTCTCTAGGGCGGCAAAGAGATTATATCTAACACAACCTACAGTCAGTGCTCATATGGAAGCACTTGAGAATGATTGTGGTGTCAAGCTTTTTGAAAGGCGTAATCGTAAGACAGTGTTAACAGAGGCAGGAAAAAAATTTTATCCATATGCTGAAGATATTCTCGGGTTGAAAGATAGAGCTCGAGAGAACTTAGAACAATATAATGAAGATTTCGGTGGAGAGATAAATATAAAAGCTAGCCAGACTCCAGGAATATATCTACTACCAAAATTATTAGCGCCTTTTCAAAAACAATTTCCTAGAGTTAAGTGTAATATCTATATATATGATACAGAAGAAGTTTTTACACGGATTTCACAATATGAAGCAGACCTGGGGTTTGTTGGTTCATTAAAAGATATTGATAAGGTAAGTGCTAAACAGCTACTATCTGATACTTTAGTACTGATTGCATCTTCTCCTTGGAAGGAAGAGCTAGAAGCTAAATATCAAAAGAACGGAGCACTTTATCTAGGTGATATTTTACACTTACCTTTTATTTTTAGATCACATGGTTCTGCAACAAGAAAAACATTTGAAACTGCCTTAAAGGAAAGAGGAAAAGATATTAAAGATTTAAATATAGTTTGTGAGATGGACAACCTAGAAGGAGTCAAGAATTTAGTTAGGCAGGGAATAGGGGTTTCTTTTATTTCTGATTTAAGTATTGAAACACATGATAATCTTAGTACTTTCACAGTAGAAGATATCGTACCTAATAGAAACTTTTATGTAATATATCACAAAAATAGAGTACTATCCCCTACATGTGAATGTTTAATGGAACATCTTTTAAATAATGATAATATTGATAGGTATATGGGGTGTAATAATGAACGATAA
- a CDS encoding LCP family protein produces the protein MSTKIKRSGIVVLICLLLFTGYLGYRVADLYFSVNTSLENSNPAGDREQPQPDPKEGEEDILNVLLVGVDTKDSSGRTDTIMLARYNKDTKDVGLISIPRDTKVKLPSRGEEKINHAHAYGGTSYLIETVEDFLDIPIHNYVRVNMIGFKNSIDILGGIKLNVERDMYWSSYGGEDVINIKAGEQVLNGKEALQYVRYRGGPEGDIGRARRQQKLLQATIDELLQFSSVTKINDLMNEVSENVSTDFELTELMNYGRNFYQIDWDNMDPKILPGESEQIGGIWYYLADEDELEEAINQLIED, from the coding sequence ATGTCAACAAAAATAAAACGTTCTGGAATTGTCGTTTTAATTTGTTTGCTTTTGTTTACTGGATATTTAGGATATCGTGTAGCAGACCTATACTTTAGTGTTAATACTAGTTTAGAAAACTCGAATCCCGCTGGAGATAGAGAGCAACCCCAACCTGATCCTAAAGAAGGTGAAGAAGATATTTTAAATGTCCTATTAGTAGGAGTAGATACTAAAGATAGTTCTGGAAGAACTGACACAATAATGTTAGCACGCTATAATAAAGATACAAAAGATGTTGGATTAATCTCTATCCCAAGAGATACAAAAGTAAAACTTCCTAGTAGAGGTGAAGAAAAGATTAATCATGCCCATGCATATGGGGGAACGTCTTATCTTATTGAGACAGTTGAGGATTTTTTAGATATTCCAATTCATAATTATGTACGTGTGAATATGATAGGTTTTAAAAATAGTATCGATATTCTAGGTGGTATTAAATTAAATGTAGAACGAGATATGTACTGGTCAAGTTATGGTGGGGAGGATGTTATAAATATAAAAGCAGGTGAACAAGTTTTAAATGGAAAAGAAGCATTACAATATGTACGTTACAGAGGTGGCCCAGAAGGGGACATTGGAAGAGCAAGAAGACAACAAAAACTACTTCAAGCGACTATTGATGAGCTGTTACAATTTAGCTCTGTAACTAAAATTAACGATCTTATGAATGAGGTTTCTGAAAATGTTTCAACTGATTTTGAACTTACTGAACTGATGAACTACGGTCGAAACTTTTATCAGATAGATTGGGATAATATGGATCCAAAGATACTTCCAGGTGAAAGTGAACAAATCGGTGGTATTTGGTATTATTTAGCGGATGAGGATGAGTTAGAAGAAGCAATTAATCAATTAATTGAAGATTAA
- a CDS encoding stalk domain-containing protein, which translates to MPNKIYYILGLTLIILALGNSIVSDIDEVMASDQDGWIISDWRSSGGPYGGEITSIAQDPNNPNDIYVGTPEGLFKSFDKGENWYHLGVSDYEINDIAVSSQNPDQVYLGANDGLYISEDGGVTWDFFEGDLKGEKVNFIDRASDPIFRETILVGTEEGAYISRTGGRSFTLIGYEGKNVTAGLIDSNKPEFVFLAVEDKGLVSSDNRGLNWTKLSNDYVGEVLSISVNPAFPYIMFIGTTNGIYSSYDSGVNWDHSGFLGIPVHDIWMDPKSPIHIMIATEGEGVKRSSTGADSWETVHKDLQNKEFNIILKDQDDPDRFFLGTSDVGIVSLNLKEQDFRVLNEGLTTYINNLIVSKNNPDNVVAVSDAEVFFTLDGGNEWSELFTSRPDAIHLWQNKKEDDDEQLYFVKDDTMYISDWDFNLEEIDLSNFVNQIYQISVHPKDSDEIWVGTNEGVYRSKDRGETWEQIGLSDSFIEYLNISYDSDLGQTVLYAGGYSGVYRYHENFENEEADEDKTKEKYGSYGEFTKIIDDKEYAISELEVPTLNPRKVWVGTLGKGVYYSEDAGEGFEAFNTGLIGSEEDYFPRVVDITTYENDPDKVLVALESGIYYSSNRDDDWDLVNDINHRVESLDVHFEPPTSLYIGTSEGVYYHEAYEIPYLGWDEEEHFTLENPEIYRFSEEFKLENETDKTQEDLVFMAPRVLNHGIYQFHYDYDIDPKPEEVITLDEHLEKDQKGYNIDDYWFEIGNELLVFTKDELEPGETWEISVENETVVFETYYDLDAMDPKPYDRESEFYKLYTSSDEVSQSDNETIEELASEVVEGAQGPIEKASKIFDWVKDYLEYVPPGNVGALEAYETGKGVCADYSDLFVALARAEGIPARRLSGYYISGPEDGQYHAWAEFYVEGYGWVPVEPTFEAWYSDYFGEIPDTSHIFMSYGVVRHEFSSNLSFSETFDIERVSLGEMDFKQEDLFELLKEHELSEPETENSDENQDDENDNPNNSYENENVITTKVGSDTLKVGSETISMDVESYIVDGRTMVPLRFIADSMGADVDYLSEEKEVSILLDKKEITLPLEGDTAKVNDKEMELEVAPELLEGRTMVPLRFINEQLGAYVEYENETQKIIIHN; encoded by the coding sequence GTGCCCAATAAAATTTATTATATTCTGGGGTTAACTTTAATTATATTAGCTTTAGGTAATAGTATTGTATCTGATATAGATGAAGTGATGGCGAGTGATCAAGATGGATGGATTATCTCTGATTGGCGTAGTTCAGGTGGTCCTTATGGCGGAGAAATTACTTCTATTGCACAAGACCCAAATAACCCCAACGATATTTATGTAGGAACTCCAGAGGGGTTGTTTAAAAGTTTTGATAAAGGTGAGAATTGGTACCACCTTGGTGTATCCGATTATGAAATTAATGATATAGCTGTTAGTTCACAAAATCCAGACCAAGTTTATCTTGGTGCAAATGATGGTTTATATATATCTGAAGATGGTGGAGTTACTTGGGATTTTTTTGAGGGTGATCTTAAAGGTGAAAAGGTTAACTTTATAGATAGGGCTTCAGATCCTATCTTTAGAGAAACTATATTAGTTGGAACAGAAGAGGGTGCTTACATATCTCGAACAGGTGGTAGATCTTTTACCTTAATAGGTTATGAAGGTAAAAATGTGACTGCAGGACTAATAGATAGTAATAAACCTGAGTTTGTGTTTTTAGCAGTTGAGGATAAAGGGTTAGTGAGTAGTGACAATAGGGGGTTGAACTGGACAAAGCTTTCTAATGACTATGTAGGTGAAGTATTATCTATATCAGTAAATCCTGCATTCCCATATATAATGTTTATCGGTACAACAAACGGAATATATAGTTCTTATGACAGTGGTGTAAACTGGGATCATTCAGGTTTTTTAGGGATTCCTGTTCATGATATATGGATGGATCCAAAATCACCTATCCACATTATGATTGCAACAGAAGGAGAAGGTGTAAAAAGAAGTTCTACAGGAGCAGATAGCTGGGAAACTGTTCATAAAGATCTCCAAAATAAAGAATTTAACATTATACTAAAAGACCAAGACGACCCAGATCGATTTTTCTTGGGAACAAGTGATGTAGGTATAGTATCACTAAATCTAAAAGAACAGGACTTTAGGGTACTTAATGAAGGCTTAACTACCTATATTAATAATTTAATAGTATCTAAAAATAACCCTGATAATGTAGTTGCTGTATCAGATGCTGAAGTATTCTTTACTCTAGATGGTGGAAATGAGTGGTCTGAACTGTTTACAAGTCGTCCAGACGCAATTCATCTCTGGCAAAACAAAAAAGAAGATGATGATGAACAATTATATTTTGTTAAAGATGATACTATGTATATTTCAGATTGGGATTTTAACCTTGAAGAAATTGATTTATCTAATTTTGTAAATCAAATCTATCAAATAAGTGTACACCCAAAAGATAGTGATGAAATATGGGTAGGAACAAATGAAGGTGTCTATCGAAGCAAAGACAGAGGAGAAACATGGGAACAGATCGGATTGTCTGATAGTTTTATTGAATATCTGAATATCTCTTATGATTCGGATCTTGGTCAAACTGTGTTATATGCAGGTGGTTATTCTGGTGTTTATAGATATCATGAAAACTTTGAAAATGAAGAAGCAGATGAAGATAAGACTAAAGAAAAATATGGGTCATACGGTGAGTTTACAAAGATAATTGATGATAAAGAATATGCAATTTCAGAATTAGAAGTACCTACCCTAAATCCAAGGAAAGTATGGGTTGGTACACTTGGAAAAGGCGTCTATTATTCAGAGGATGCAGGTGAAGGTTTTGAAGCATTTAATACTGGTTTAATAGGTAGTGAAGAAGATTACTTTCCTAGAGTGGTAGATATTACAACATATGAGAACGATCCTGATAAAGTCCTTGTGGCTTTAGAGTCGGGTATTTACTATTCATCAAATAGAGACGATGATTGGGATTTAGTAAATGATATTAACCATAGAGTAGAAAGTTTAGATGTACATTTTGAACCACCAACTTCACTATATATAGGAACCAGTGAAGGTGTATATTATCACGAAGCTTATGAAATCCCTTATTTAGGTTGGGATGAAGAAGAACATTTTACATTAGAAAATCCTGAGATATATCGTTTTAGTGAAGAGTTTAAACTAGAAAATGAAACAGATAAAACACAAGAAGACCTTGTTTTTATGGCGCCTAGGGTTTTAAATCATGGCATTTATCAATTTCATTATGACTATGATATAGATCCTAAACCAGAAGAGGTAATAACTTTAGATGAGCATCTAGAAAAAGATCAAAAAGGTTATAATATCGATGATTACTGGTTTGAGATCGGAAATGAACTATTGGTTTTCACAAAGGATGAACTAGAACCAGGAGAGACTTGGGAGATCAGTGTAGAAAATGAAACTGTTGTCTTTGAAACTTATTACGATCTAGATGCTATGGACCCAAAACCATATGATAGAGAAAGTGAATTTTATAAATTATACACTTCTTCTGATGAAGTTTCACAATCAGATAATGAAACTATTGAAGAATTAGCATCGGAAGTAGTGGAAGGTGCACAGGGACCTATTGAAAAAGCTTCTAAAATATTTGATTGGGTTAAAGACTACTTAGAATATGTGCCACCTGGAAATGTAGGTGCTCTAGAAGCTTATGAAACAGGAAAGGGAGTTTGTGCTGACTATTCAGATCTGTTTGTAGCACTCGCTAGAGCAGAGGGTATTCCTGCTAGAAGACTATCTGGTTATTACATCTCAGGACCAGAAGATGGTCAGTACCATGCTTGGGCTGAGTTTTATGTAGAAGGATATGGTTGGGTACCTGTGGAGCCAACTTTTGAGGCTTGGTATTCTGATTATTTTGGAGAAATACCAGATACAAGTCATATATTTATGTCATATGGTGTTGTTAGACACGAATTTTCCTCTAACCTAAGTTTTTCAGAAACCTTTGATATAGAAAGAGTTTCTTTAGGTGAAATGGACTTTAAACAAGAAGATTTATTTGAACTATTAAAAGAACATGAACTATCTGAACCCGAGACTGAAAATAGTGATGAAAATCAAGATGATGAAAATGATAATCCAAACAACAGTTACGAAAATGAAAATGTTATTACAACAAAAGTTGGTTCTGATACCCTAAAGGTAGGTTCAGAAACTATCAGTATGGATGTAGAAAGTTATATTGTTGATGGGCGAACAATGGTTCCTTTGAGATTTATAGCAGATTCAATGGGTGCTGATGTTGACTATTTAAGTGAAGAAAAAGAGGTATCTATTCTCTTAGATAAAAAGGAGATAACTTTACCACTAGAAGGTGATACGGCTAAAGTAAATGATAAAGAAATGGAATTAGAGGTGGCTCCTGAATTATTAGAAGGAAGAACTATGGTACCACTTCGTTTTATAAACGAACAATTGGGTGCTTATGTGGAGTATGAAAACGAGACACAGAAAATTATAATTCACAATTAA
- a CDS encoding MraY family glycosyltransferase, producing MELYVKVILTAILLSLVLTPLLRKLSYWVGAVDHPDTRKVHSRVMPRLGGPAVFLSFLTTVILYVPLERNFQGLLLGALIILLVGIIDDIRGLSPINKLIGQIIAVLSFISFGNQVEFLTNPFDGLFYLGALSIPVTIFWMVGATNALNLIDGLDGLASGVSGIALFTFFIIALINQQVVVAIAALALLGSVIGFLKYNFYPAKIFLGDSGSLFLGYMISGLSVMGLLKGVTMVTFIIPMLVLGVPILDTFFAIVRRYKFKKPIFQADKEHLHHKLLGLGLSHKQTVLFIYLLSAGFGIGAVLFARNGFY from the coding sequence TTGGAGCTCTACGTAAAAGTGATTTTAACAGCTATATTATTAAGTTTGGTTTTAACACCACTTTTAAGAAAACTTTCATATTGGGTTGGGGCTGTTGATCATCCTGATACTAGAAAGGTACATAGTCGTGTTATGCCTAGACTAGGCGGTCCGGCCGTTTTTTTAAGTTTTCTAACAACTGTAATATTATATGTTCCTTTAGAAAGGAATTTTCAAGGTTTATTACTAGGTGCTTTGATTATATTATTAGTAGGGATTATAGATGATATTCGTGGGCTATCTCCCATAAATAAACTTATTGGTCAAATTATAGCTGTTTTATCGTTTATTTCTTTTGGTAATCAGGTAGAGTTCCTAACTAATCCATTTGATGGTTTATTTTATTTAGGTGCATTAAGTATTCCAGTTACTATTTTTTGGATGGTTGGAGCCACTAATGCTTTAAACCTAATAGATGGGTTAGATGGTTTAGCTTCAGGTGTTTCTGGAATTGCACTGTTTACTTTCTTTATTATTGCTTTAATCAACCAACAAGTAGTAGTGGCTATAGCTGCATTAGCCTTATTAGGTAGTGTGATAGGTTTTCTTAAATATAATTTTTATCCTGCTAAAATATTTTTAGGTGATTCAGGATCATTATTTTTAGGATACATGATATCGGGTTTATCTGTTATGGGACTTTTAAAAGGTGTTACCATGGTGACATTTATTATTCCTATGCTAGTATTAGGTGTTCCTATTTTAGATACTTTTTTTGCTATTGTTAGAAGGTATAAGTTTAAAAAACCGATTTTTCAAGCAGATAAAGAACATCTTCATCATAAATTATTAGGGCTAGGTTTAAGTCATAAACAAACAGTTCTGTTTATTTACTTATTAAGTGCAGGCTTTGGGATCGGAGCAGTACTATTTGCGCGAAATGGATTTTACTAA
- a CDS encoding nucleotide sugar dehydrogenase produces the protein MTELDRNELKPIMTKDKIAVFGQGYVGLPLALSFAMRGFFVYGVDIDKSLVQELKNGYTNHLESYQGKSIQTILQEELDSTRYQPTLDCESSLSDVNNIVVTVGAPVYNGQVDYEPIKKVSKEIGKNLKKDDLVLFRSTVVPGTTEGIVREILERESGFTAGVDFDLAYSSERIAEGKAFHEFSDMPTLVAGVTDKSRIRSEELLKTLFNDGGKIVSSPSIEAVELSKVFENLSRDVNIAMVNEFSSICEQLGLDIHHVIDLANTHHRVNLLRPGPGVGGFCIPNAYYYLLPKAKEVGASIEMSATARKINDNRPLQVVNRIEEKLLEAGKDIENCKIAVLGLAMKDYSSDHRLSPALEVVRSLQKRTKQVSCYDPEVKSDVIPGQVNSLHDCVKDAHALVFLTRQDEFDNLDYGNIRDQMVANPHPPFILDTKGALSRKGITENGMSYVLM, from the coding sequence ATGACAGAACTAGATAGAAATGAACTAAAACCAATAATGACTAAAGATAAAATTGCCGTATTCGGACAAGGATATGTAGGTCTTCCATTAGCTTTAAGCTTTGCTATGAGAGGTTTTTTTGTATACGGTGTAGATATAGATAAATCTTTAGTACAAGAACTTAAGAATGGTTATACAAATCACTTAGAAAGTTATCAAGGTAAGAGTATTCAAACAATTCTACAAGAAGAATTAGATTCTACAAGGTATCAACCAACACTTGATTGTGAAAGTTCACTAAGTGATGTTAATAATATAGTAGTTACTGTAGGAGCCCCTGTATACAACGGCCAGGTAGATTATGAACCAATAAAAAAGGTTTCAAAAGAGATAGGAAAAAACCTTAAAAAAGACGATTTAGTGTTATTTAGAAGTACTGTGGTTCCAGGCACTACAGAAGGAATTGTTCGTGAAATACTAGAAAGGGAAAGTGGGTTTACTGCCGGTGTAGATTTTGATTTGGCTTATTCATCTGAACGAATTGCTGAAGGTAAGGCTTTCCATGAATTTAGTGATATGCCAACATTAGTAGCTGGGGTAACTGATAAAAGTCGTATTAGATCTGAAGAGCTATTAAAGACGTTATTTAACGATGGTGGTAAGATTGTTTCATCACCATCTATAGAGGCTGTTGAACTTTCTAAAGTATTTGAAAATCTCTCTAGAGATGTTAATATAGCTATGGTAAATGAATTTTCAAGTATATGTGAACAACTTGGATTAGATATCCATCATGTTATTGATCTTGCTAATACTCATCATAGGGTTAATTTATTGAGACCAGGACCAGGGGTAGGCGGTTTTTGTATACCCAACGCTTATTACTATTTACTTCCAAAAGCGAAGGAAGTAGGTGCATCTATAGAGATGAGTGCTACAGCTAGAAAAATAAATGATAACCGACCATTACAAGTAGTTAACCGTATTGAAGAAAAGCTTTTAGAAGCAGGTAAGGATATCGAAAACTGTAAAATAGCAGTACTTGGTTTGGCTATGAAAGACTATTCAAGTGACCATAGATTAAGTCCTGCCTTAGAGGTAGTACGGTCACTTCAGAAAAGAACAAAACAAGTGAGTTGTTATGATCCAGAAGTTAAGTCTGATGTCATACCTGGACAAGTTAACAGCTTACATGACTGTGTTAAAGATGCACATGCCCTAGTATTTTTGACTAGACAAGATGAGTTTGATAATCTTGATTATGGTAATATCAGAGATCAGATGGTAGCAAATCCTCACCCACCTTTTATTTTAGATACAAAAGGTGCTTTATCACGAAAAGGTATTACCGAAAATGGAATGTCTTACGTATTGATGTAG